In bacterium YEK0313, one genomic interval encodes:
- the strE gene encoding dTDP-glucose 4,6-dehydratase has product MNYDGMKILVTGADGFIGSHLTEALANAGARVTALALYNSFDSHGWLDDLPEATRGRLMLIRGDVRDAAFVARIVQGQHLVFHLAALIAIPHSYAAAQSYVETNVLGTLNVLEAARQYGTERVVHTSTSEVYGTAQTMPIAETHPLQGQSPYSASKIGADMMAEAFARSFGLPVVTLRPFNTFGPRQSERAIIPTIIRQALDPNCEAIMVGDTTPVRDLTYVDDTVAAFMIAGSAPRIEFGRPYNAGSGKAVTVADLIEIIRGLTGATKPVRRDELRMRPANSEVRALLADSSRLQRETEWRPRTGLSDGLEKTIAWWRSRIGAGRVRRQKDFIT; this is encoded by the coding sequence ATGAATTATGACGGCATGAAGATCCTTGTCACCGGTGCGGACGGTTTCATCGGCTCGCATCTGACCGAGGCGCTGGCCAATGCCGGCGCCAGGGTGACCGCGCTGGCACTCTACAATTCCTTCGACAGCCACGGCTGGCTCGACGACCTTCCGGAGGCGACGCGCGGCAGGTTGATGCTCATCCGCGGCGACGTGCGCGACGCTGCTTTCGTCGCGCGCATCGTGCAGGGACAGCATCTCGTCTTCCACCTGGCGGCGCTCATCGCCATCCCGCATTCCTACGCCGCCGCCCAGTCCTATGTGGAGACCAACGTCCTCGGCACGCTCAACGTGCTGGAGGCCGCGCGGCAATATGGCACCGAGCGGGTCGTTCACACCTCCACCAGCGAGGTCTACGGCACGGCCCAGACCATGCCGATCGCCGAAACCCACCCGCTGCAGGGCCAGTCGCCCTATTCCGCCTCGAAGATCGGCGCCGACATGATGGCGGAGGCCTTTGCCCGATCGTTCGGACTGCCCGTCGTGACGTTGCGGCCGTTCAACACGTTCGGCCCGCGGCAGAGCGAAAGGGCGATCATCCCGACCATCATCCGGCAGGCACTGGACCCGAACTGCGAGGCGATCATGGTGGGCGACACCACACCGGTGCGCGACCTCACCTATGTCGACGATACGGTGGCCGCGTTCATGATCGCGGGCAGCGCGCCCCGCATCGAGTTTGGACGGCCGTACAATGCCGGCAGCGGCAAGGCTGTCACGGTGGCCGACCTCATCGAGATCATCCGCGGCCTCACGGGCGCGACGAAGCCAGTGCGGCGCGACGAGCTGCGCATGCGCCCTGCCAATTCCGAAGTGCGCGCCTTGCTCGCCGATAGCTCGCGCCTGCAGCGAGAGACCGAATGGCGGCCGCGCACCGGCCTCAGCGACGGCCTCGAAAAGACCATCGCATGGTGGCGCAGCCGCATCGGCGCCGGTCGCGTGCGCCGCCAGAAGGATTTCATCACATGA
- the wecA gene encoding UDP-N-acetylgalactosamine-undecaprenyl-phosphate N-acetylgalactosaminephosphotransferase translates to MSTSDFNLGRRHASRDFGEATSRCFDLLIAVTALIVLAPVFLAAMAAVWIEGGRPLFFAQRRLGRGGRPFVMYKFRKFGAASGTDGCPLTVAGDRRLTRIGALLAATKLDELPQLWNVLRGDMAIVGPRPESMAFADCFRGGFETVLDFKPGLLGPSQIHFRNECRFYPADADPTRFYREVLFPAKARLDLAYFPTRTRTSDVAMLVRGVLAVLGWAPGGRASHDQTAAADTGLPDLLGAATRKTGAP, encoded by the coding sequence ATGAGCACGTCCGATTTCAACCTGGGCCGTCGCCATGCCAGCCGCGATTTCGGCGAGGCGACGAGCCGCTGCTTCGACCTCCTGATCGCGGTTACGGCGCTGATCGTCCTGGCACCCGTCTTCCTCGCCGCGATGGCGGCGGTCTGGATCGAGGGCGGCCGACCGCTCTTCTTCGCACAGCGGCGGCTCGGCCGCGGCGGCCGCCCCTTCGTCATGTACAAGTTCCGCAAGTTCGGCGCGGCGAGCGGCACCGACGGCTGTCCGCTCACGGTGGCGGGAGACAGGCGGCTTACACGCATCGGCGCTCTCCTGGCAGCGACCAAGCTCGACGAACTGCCGCAGCTCTGGAACGTGCTGCGCGGCGACATGGCGATTGTCGGGCCGCGGCCGGAATCCATGGCCTTCGCCGATTGCTTCCGCGGCGGCTTCGAGACTGTCCTCGACTTCAAGCCGGGATTGCTCGGACCGAGCCAGATCCACTTCCGCAACGAATGCCGCTTCTACCCTGCCGACGCGGATCCGACGCGCTTCTATCGCGAGGTGCTGTTTCCCGCCAAGGCCAGGCTCGACCTTGCCTATTTCCCGACCCGGACGCGGACCTCCGACGTCGCGATGCTCGTGCGCGGCGTGCTGGCGGTGCTCGGCTGGGCACCGGGCGGGCGAGCGAGCCATGACCAGACCGCCGCCGCCGACACCGGGCTGCCGGACCTGCTCGGCGCCGCGACCAGGAAAACAGGTGCACCATGA
- the arnB gene encoding UDP-4-amino-4-deoxy-L-arabinose--oxoglutarate aminotransferase, translating to MLLVGEPILGDEEKNALCEVIDSNWLTMGDRVRAFEEAFAQAHGAEDSVAVNSCTAALHLILHALGLGPGDEVLVPSLTFVATANSVLYVGATPVFVDIQSSDVPLMSLAEAEAHCTPRTKAIILVHFAGYLPDRDAWQALARRRNLVLIEDAAHAPGLREVGTYGAAAAFSFYGNKNMTTGEGGAVIARDSALLAQIRQARGHGMTSGTRQRLDARTPTYDVTMIGFNYRLDELRAAIGLVQLRHLAHWNETRRALTAEYRRRLAAHCPDLAVPFSQPRPSTCHIMPVLLPADADRQSVIDHLRADGIQTTIHYSPVHRMTLYGSLWPDVSLPRTEDFAQRELTLPLHPRMDAQAVETVAASLGTALRHQVSVEAVA from the coding sequence ATGCTGCTGGTCGGCGAGCCCATTCTGGGCGATGAAGAGAAGAACGCGCTGTGCGAGGTCATCGACAGCAACTGGCTGACGATGGGGGATCGGGTTCGCGCCTTCGAAGAGGCGTTTGCCCAGGCCCATGGCGCCGAGGACAGCGTGGCGGTGAACTCCTGCACCGCCGCGCTGCACCTGATCCTGCACGCGCTCGGCCTTGGGCCGGGCGACGAGGTGCTGGTCCCCTCGCTCACCTTCGTGGCGACGGCCAACAGCGTGCTTTACGTGGGTGCGACACCGGTCTTCGTCGACATCCAGTCGTCGGACGTGCCGCTGATGTCGCTGGCGGAGGCCGAAGCCCACTGCACGCCGCGGACCAAGGCCATCATCCTCGTCCACTTCGCGGGCTACCTGCCTGATCGGGATGCCTGGCAGGCCCTGGCGCGGCGCCGCAACCTCGTGCTCATCGAGGATGCCGCCCACGCCCCGGGCCTGCGCGAGGTCGGCACATACGGCGCCGCAGCAGCCTTCAGCTTCTACGGCAACAAGAACATGACCACCGGCGAAGGCGGTGCGGTGATCGCCCGCGACAGCGCTCTTCTGGCGCAGATCCGCCAGGCGCGCGGTCATGGAATGACAAGCGGCACGCGTCAGCGGCTCGACGCGCGGACCCCGACCTACGACGTCACCATGATCGGGTTCAACTACAGGCTCGACGAGCTGCGCGCTGCGATCGGCCTCGTCCAGCTCCGCCATCTCGCGCACTGGAACGAGACCCGCCGCGCGCTGACGGCGGAATATCGCCGCCGGCTGGCAGCCCATTGCCCGGACCTGGCGGTGCCCTTCTCGCAACCGCGACCGAGCACCTGCCACATCATGCCGGTGCTGCTGCCGGCCGATGCCGATCGCCAATCGGTGATCGATCATCTGCGTGCCGACGGCATCCAGACGACGATCCACTACTCGCCGGTCCATCGGATGACGCTCTACGGCAGCCTCTGGCCGGACGTCAGCCTGCCGCGCACCGAGGACTTCGCGCAGCGTGAACTCACCCTGCCCCTCCATCCCCGGATGGACGCACAGGCCGTCGAGACGGTCGCCGCCAGCCTCGGGACCGCCCTGCGCCATCAGGTGTCGGTGGAGGCGGTCGCATGA
- the hddC gene encoding D-glycero-alpha-D-manno-heptose 1-phosphate guanylyltransferase: MKAVIQCGGKGTRLRPYTAVLPKPLMPIGSRPVLELLLKWLRRNGIREVFVTTGYLGHLIRSFCGNGEQWNLKIVYTEEIEPLGTIGPLTLVREHLDETFLVLNGDVLTDLNLSQFAHFHRRQPGPVTIATAVRTIKMDFGVIEEVDNAVVDFREKPSLPHLVSMGLYCMDPDVFEFIPDGVPFGFDDLMLQMLENGTPVHVFKHHGLWLDIGRVEDFHRAQDVAWDDQSAAEPKAA, from the coding sequence ATGAAGGCAGTGATCCAATGTGGCGGCAAGGGCACCAGGCTGCGTCCCTATACGGCGGTACTGCCGAAGCCACTCATGCCGATCGGCTCGCGGCCGGTGCTCGAGCTGCTGCTGAAATGGCTGCGCCGCAACGGCATCCGCGAGGTGTTCGTCACCACGGGCTATCTCGGCCACCTCATCCGCAGCTTCTGCGGCAATGGCGAGCAGTGGAATCTGAAGATCGTCTATACCGAGGAAATCGAGCCGCTCGGGACGATCGGCCCGCTGACCCTGGTGCGCGAGCACCTGGACGAAACGTTCCTCGTTCTGAACGGCGACGTGCTGACCGACCTCAACCTCAGCCAGTTCGCCCACTTCCATCGCCGCCAGCCCGGCCCGGTGACCATCGCCACGGCGGTCCGGACCATCAAGATGGACTTCGGCGTGATCGAAGAGGTCGACAACGCCGTCGTCGACTTCCGCGAGAAGCCGTCGCTGCCGCATCTCGTCAGCATGGGGCTCTACTGCATGGACCCCGACGTGTTCGAGTTCATCCCCGATGGCGTGCCGTTCGGCTTCGACGACCTGATGCTCCAGATGCTGGAGAACGGAACGCCCGTGCACGTCTTCAAGCACCACGGCCTGTGGCTCGACATCGGACGGGTGGAGGACTTCCACCGGGCCCAGGACGTCGCATGGGACGACCAGTCCGCCGCCGAGCCCAAGGCTGCCTGA